A genomic segment from Rhinatrema bivittatum chromosome 19, aRhiBiv1.1, whole genome shotgun sequence encodes:
- the ATAT1 gene encoding alpha-tubulin N-acetyltransferase 1 isoform X1: protein MEFPFDVHRLLVERITVLGPNLRPARRHFADSKVDFQHQIMTIVDEMGKASAKAQRLTAPITSASRLQGSNHRLYILKDCSARNAGKGTVIGFLKVGYKKLFVLDRHEAHNEVEPLCVLDFYVHETLQRHGHGKELFTYMLQQERLQPAQLAVDRPSEKLLSFLWKHYNLRATIPQVNNFVVFEGFFQGRHASAARKLPAKRPEEEIKPYSSTDRDFLKEEEEPPWPFNQSRSLTRSNSLGCSPTKGGATPPLNEQEVLRSLRLCRPCSHRPLMNGDQEMAQKRRTSSASAGRTHQGMAALRCSYSRYGQATPLLPIPGILAGSNLQAESLGEGDQDLAKAKGRLNGANLRIHCMMETKPEPQLPGALPGNEPLKLQQAGRAPEADADKAPQHSDTETHGQSSENPPRSLNGKDPAGQDRRCGSATREQPSPHLQLGTNEEQQLPCTTLNPTPEKLLKNPWNGGHSWTVGLPIDAQWVRRKHEYRNTRPW from the exons CAAGGTGGATTTTCAGCATCAGATAATGACGATCGTCGATGAGATGGGCAAGGCTTCCGCCAAG GCTCAGCGGTTAACTGCTCCCATCACCAGTGCGTCACGGCTGCAGGGAAGCAACCACCGCCTGTACATCCTGAAGGACTGCAGTGCTAGGAA cgCTGGGAAGGGCACAGTGATCGGGTTCCTCAAAGTTGGCTACAAAAAGCTCTTCGTGTTG GATCGCCACGAGGCTCACAACGAGGTGGAGCCCCTCTGCGTGCTGGACTTCTACGTCCACGAGACCCTGCAGCGGCACGGCCACGGCAAGGAGCTATTCACTTACATGCTGCAG CAAGAACGCCTGCAGCCGGCGCAGCTGGCAGTGGATCGGCCCTCGGAGAAGCTGCTGTCCTTCCTGTGGAAGCACTACAACCTCCGGGCCACCATCCCCCAG GTGAATAACTTTGTGGTCTTCGAGGGCTTTTTCCAGGGGAGGCACG CTTCTGCTGCCAGGAAGTTACCCGCCAAGCGGCCCGAGGAGGAGATCAAGCCATACTCCTCGACCGATCGTGACT TcctgaaggaggaagaggaacctCCCTGGCCCTTCAATCAGTCGCGGTCGCTGACCCGATCCAACAGCCTGGGATGCTCGCCCACCAAGGGCGGCGCCACCCCCCCGCTGAACGAACAGGAGGTCCTCAGGAGCCTGCGCCTCTGCCGTCCCTGCTCCCACCGCCCGCTCATGAATGGGGACCAGGAGATGGCACAGAAGAGGAGAACCAG CAGCGCCAGTGCCGGGAGGACACATCAGGGCATGGCGGCGCTCAGGTGCTCATACAGCCGCTACGGACAAGCTACACCTCTCCTCCCCATTCCAGGGATCCTGGCTGGCAGCAACCTCCAAGCAG AGTCCCTGGGGGAAGGCGACCAGGATCTTGCCAAGGCGAAGGGCAGGTTGAATGGTGCAAACCTTCG AATCCATTGCATGATGGAGACAAAACCAGAACCGCAGCTTCCCGGAGCCCTGCCCGGGAATGAGCCCCTGAAGCTGCAGCAGGCAGGCCGAGCTCCAGAGGCTGACGCGGACAAGGCGCCACAACACAGTGACACGGAGACCCACGGGCAGTCTTCAGAGAACCCCCCCCGTTCTCTCAACGGCAAGGATCCTGCTGGACAGGATCGGCGGTGTGGGAGTGCCACCAGAGAGCAGCCCAGTCCTCACCTGCAGCTGGGGACCAACGAGGAGCAGCAGCTGCCTTGCACCACCCTCAACCCCACCCCGGAGAAGCTCCTGAAGAATCCCTGGAATGGTGGCCACTCCTGGACTGTTGGGCTCCCCATTGACGCACAGTGGGTCCGCCGGAAGCACGAGTACAGGAATACCAGACCCTGGTGA
- the ATAT1 gene encoding alpha-tubulin N-acetyltransferase 1 isoform X2, translating into MEFPFDVHRLLVERITVLGPNLRPARRHFADSKVDFQHQIMTIVDEMGKASAKAQRLTAPITSASRLQGSNHRLYILKDCSARNAGKGTVIGFLKVGYKKLFVLDRHEAHNEVEPLCVLDFYVHETLQRHGHGKELFTYMLQQERLQPAQLAVDRPSEKLLSFLWKHYNLRATIPQVNNFVVFEGFFQGRHASAARKLPAKRPEEEIKPYSSTDRDFLKEEEEPPWPFNQSRSLTRSNSLGCSPTKGGATPPLNEQEVLRSLRLCRPCSHRPLMNGDQEMAQKRRTSASAGRTHQGMAALRCSYSRYGQATPLLPIPGILAGSNLQAESLGEGDQDLAKAKGRLNGANLRIHCMMETKPEPQLPGALPGNEPLKLQQAGRAPEADADKAPQHSDTETHGQSSENPPRSLNGKDPAGQDRRCGSATREQPSPHLQLGTNEEQQLPCTTLNPTPEKLLKNPWNGGHSWTVGLPIDAQWVRRKHEYRNTRPW; encoded by the exons CAAGGTGGATTTTCAGCATCAGATAATGACGATCGTCGATGAGATGGGCAAGGCTTCCGCCAAG GCTCAGCGGTTAACTGCTCCCATCACCAGTGCGTCACGGCTGCAGGGAAGCAACCACCGCCTGTACATCCTGAAGGACTGCAGTGCTAGGAA cgCTGGGAAGGGCACAGTGATCGGGTTCCTCAAAGTTGGCTACAAAAAGCTCTTCGTGTTG GATCGCCACGAGGCTCACAACGAGGTGGAGCCCCTCTGCGTGCTGGACTTCTACGTCCACGAGACCCTGCAGCGGCACGGCCACGGCAAGGAGCTATTCACTTACATGCTGCAG CAAGAACGCCTGCAGCCGGCGCAGCTGGCAGTGGATCGGCCCTCGGAGAAGCTGCTGTCCTTCCTGTGGAAGCACTACAACCTCCGGGCCACCATCCCCCAG GTGAATAACTTTGTGGTCTTCGAGGGCTTTTTCCAGGGGAGGCACG CTTCTGCTGCCAGGAAGTTACCCGCCAAGCGGCCCGAGGAGGAGATCAAGCCATACTCCTCGACCGATCGTGACT TcctgaaggaggaagaggaacctCCCTGGCCCTTCAATCAGTCGCGGTCGCTGACCCGATCCAACAGCCTGGGATGCTCGCCCACCAAGGGCGGCGCCACCCCCCCGCTGAACGAACAGGAGGTCCTCAGGAGCCTGCGCCTCTGCCGTCCCTGCTCCCACCGCCCGCTCATGAATGGGGACCAGGAGATGGCACAGAAGAGGAGAACCAG CGCCAGTGCCGGGAGGACACATCAGGGCATGGCGGCGCTCAGGTGCTCATACAGCCGCTACGGACAAGCTACACCTCTCCTCCCCATTCCAGGGATCCTGGCTGGCAGCAACCTCCAAGCAG AGTCCCTGGGGGAAGGCGACCAGGATCTTGCCAAGGCGAAGGGCAGGTTGAATGGTGCAAACCTTCG AATCCATTGCATGATGGAGACAAAACCAGAACCGCAGCTTCCCGGAGCCCTGCCCGGGAATGAGCCCCTGAAGCTGCAGCAGGCAGGCCGAGCTCCAGAGGCTGACGCGGACAAGGCGCCACAACACAGTGACACGGAGACCCACGGGCAGTCTTCAGAGAACCCCCCCCGTTCTCTCAACGGCAAGGATCCTGCTGGACAGGATCGGCGGTGTGGGAGTGCCACCAGAGAGCAGCCCAGTCCTCACCTGCAGCTGGGGACCAACGAGGAGCAGCAGCTGCCTTGCACCACCCTCAACCCCACCCCGGAGAAGCTCCTGAAGAATCCCTGGAATGGTGGCCACTCCTGGACTGTTGGGCTCCCCATTGACGCACAGTGGGTCCGCCGGAAGCACGAGTACAGGAATACCAGACCCTGGTGA
- the ATAT1 gene encoding alpha-tubulin N-acetyltransferase 1 isoform X3 has protein sequence MEFPFDVHRLLVERITVLGPNLRPARRHFADSKVDFQHQIMTIVDEMGKASAKAQRLTAPITSASRLQGSNHRLYILKDCSARNAGKGTVIGFLKVGYKKLFVLDRHEAHNEVEPLCVLDFYVHETLQRHGHGKELFTYMLQQERLQPAQLAVDRPSEKLLSFLWKHYNLRATIPQVNNFVVFEGFFQGRHASAARKLPAKRPEEEIKPYSSTDRDFLKEEEEPPWPFNQSRSLTRSNSLGCSPTKGGATPPLNEQEVLRSLRLCRPCSHRPLMNGDQEMAQKRRTRSVAASLKALSSLKLLRDQEAFCWISEPLMY, from the exons CAAGGTGGATTTTCAGCATCAGATAATGACGATCGTCGATGAGATGGGCAAGGCTTCCGCCAAG GCTCAGCGGTTAACTGCTCCCATCACCAGTGCGTCACGGCTGCAGGGAAGCAACCACCGCCTGTACATCCTGAAGGACTGCAGTGCTAGGAA cgCTGGGAAGGGCACAGTGATCGGGTTCCTCAAAGTTGGCTACAAAAAGCTCTTCGTGTTG GATCGCCACGAGGCTCACAACGAGGTGGAGCCCCTCTGCGTGCTGGACTTCTACGTCCACGAGACCCTGCAGCGGCACGGCCACGGCAAGGAGCTATTCACTTACATGCTGCAG CAAGAACGCCTGCAGCCGGCGCAGCTGGCAGTGGATCGGCCCTCGGAGAAGCTGCTGTCCTTCCTGTGGAAGCACTACAACCTCCGGGCCACCATCCCCCAG GTGAATAACTTTGTGGTCTTCGAGGGCTTTTTCCAGGGGAGGCACG CTTCTGCTGCCAGGAAGTTACCCGCCAAGCGGCCCGAGGAGGAGATCAAGCCATACTCCTCGACCGATCGTGACT TcctgaaggaggaagaggaacctCCCTGGCCCTTCAATCAGTCGCGGTCGCTGACCCGATCCAACAGCCTGGGATGCTCGCCCACCAAGGGCGGCGCCACCCCCCCGCTGAACGAACAGGAGGTCCTCAGGAGCCTGCGCCTCTGCCGTCCCTGCTCCCACCGCCCGCTCATGAATGGGGACCAGGAGATGGCACAGAAGAGGAGAACCAG GTCAGTGGCAGCTTCTTTGAAAGCTCTTTCATCTTTAAAGCTTCTGAGAGATCAGGAAGCATTCTGTTGGATTTCAGAGCCTCTGATGTATTAA